A part of Prolixibacteraceae bacterium genomic DNA contains:
- the xrtK gene encoding exosortase K has translation MNKNIPFYIFAVGVFVIMKFWFRTFGNDQLLFLLYPTNSIIELITGDQAIYTSGSGFEHPRLNIIIEKSCSGYNFLLLCFLVLYFQSLKHSESLSEKAFQLVQYLAIAYISTIFINASRIIISIILKHSAIDNFRISRHIIHESIGVVTYLTFLLFVSVINEKLLNTKYAKLK, from the coding sequence ATGAATAAAAACATCCCTTTTTATATATTCGCTGTAGGAGTCTTTGTCATTATGAAGTTTTGGTTTCGAACCTTTGGAAATGATCAACTCCTTTTTTTGTTATATCCAACCAATAGTATTATTGAACTTATAACAGGTGATCAGGCGATCTACACTTCTGGAAGTGGATTTGAACATCCAAGGCTCAATATAATTATTGAGAAATCGTGCTCTGGATATAACTTTCTACTTCTATGCTTTCTCGTACTCTATTTTCAATCATTAAAGCATTCTGAATCCTTAAGTGAAAAGGCATTCCAATTGGTTCAATATTTAGCAATAGCATATATCTCAACTATTTTTATTAACGCATCTCGTATAATTATCTCAATCATACTAAAACATAGTGCAATAGATAATTTCAGGATATCCCGCCATATTATTCACGAATCTATCGGGGTCGTAACCTACCTTACTTTTTTACTTTTTGTCTCTGTAATCAACGAAAAACTATTAAACACAAAGTATGCAAAACTTAAATAA
- a CDS encoding endonuclease V, which yields MILAFDTYYFEDKAKTVCVAFEQWKDEKPIEIYEEIISGVEEYEPGAFYKRELPCIMSLLQKIAIVKIDCIVVDGFVVLDDLGKNGLGGYLYELLEEKIPIVGVAKSGFRDNQKHVLKLYRGGSVKPLFITAKGVNLDKAFDCIASMHGKYRNPTILQILDTKTKENCKVKND from the coding sequence ATGATACTAGCATTTGATACTTATTATTTTGAAGATAAAGCCAAAACCGTTTGTGTGGCATTTGAACAATGGAAGGATGAAAAACCAATAGAGATCTATGAAGAGATCATATCAGGGGTGGAGGAGTATGAGCCTGGTGCTTTCTATAAAAGAGAATTACCTTGTATTATGAGCTTACTTCAGAAGATAGCGATAGTAAAGATCGACTGTATCGTGGTAGATGGATTTGTGGTATTGGATGATTTAGGAAAGAATGGATTGGGTGGTTATCTATATGAGTTATTAGAGGAGAAAATCCCAATTGTTGGGGTGGCCAAATCGGGCTTTCGCGACAACCAAAAGCATGTTCTAAAATTGTATCGTGGTGGTAGTGTTAAACCATTATTTATCACTGCAAAAGGGGTCAATCTGGACAAAGCTTTTGATTGTATTGCATCGATGCATGGTAAATATAGAAATCCTACGATATTGCAGATCTTAGACACAAAGACGAAAGAAAACTGTAAAGTGAAAAATGATTAG